One Osmerus eperlanus chromosome 13, fOsmEpe2.1, whole genome shotgun sequence genomic region harbors:
- the LOC134033053 gene encoding lim and transglutaminase domain protein ltd-1-like produces MPDTSIQNIQSENSVKMASKPIKILPNSTSTLSNNDRPSVVQQEWKLEVLTEKNNNNVKSHAISTTTDARVIQTKSSVFQKWAAIELEAHRPLAKRQLSAESSVRSCMEVKKSTLRREHGGGPVKATSSHLQPKLRENSSATQASTWQNARVSKRKLRKELFSSSEVFGEMDTCTISTGKTLRSQGIFSIRMITRAITEGAPSELEKVRTIWIWLCQNIEYDVSGYLGLTDKLCEPERVVEMGRGVCCGYSSVFLQMCQEAGIQCKEVSGHGKGIGYRQGLSYQNSKSSHMWNAVLLGGHWYLLDACWGAGRVDMDNKVFIKRYDDFYFLTDPEDFINSHCPDEAEWQLLDVPVPLQEFEKRVLRTSEFYRMELMLQHPKHFLLLTENGEASVSIKFPKSVDFTYQISQRSASEPVEVSSSSGLLTVTRDTMSLRLMPPASGTYDVMIFARPGSSSGTFTWVCSFLLECSEPKASEELPENPFVSWGLQRTTESLGVSRCSHGAEPVVLETGTLQLDLLTSRPLMMLCELTHKSLDPSTSKRCLATQIEPDKMTCHVLCPYLGYYRLSVFVRDYERIQEGFQNVGNFVLHCAAGAVNLNELFPSFLSTSCGPGIRTQGAGLSKFSHTGALVSTQQGKCNITFQSQPDLELHAVLFKDQRRRPGHPLSRHVFFTHNSGKVTVSVALPESGVYKLGLYSKTSTNQDFSPLCDFVLRNSCESSLPPFPCTYAAWRKGSVLLEPRQGLLEPLSWVHFRVRVPGARRVSVLAEQLVELQLNKSRVWEGEVFTGAGVSQVKLAASVGGTSKDMAIIMCFDVLGQQNEM; encoded by the exons ATGCCAGACACCTCCATTCAGAATATCCAATCAGAAAACAGCGTGAAGATGGCCTCCAAACCTATAAAGATCCTACCTAACAGCACATCAACTCTGTCAAACAACGACAGGCCTTCAGTGGTCCAGCAGGAATGGAAACTCGAGGTGCTGACTgaaaagaacaacaacaatgttAAAAGCCACGCAATCTCCACAACCACCgacgccagagtgatccagaccAAAAGCTCTGTGTTTCAGAAGTGGGCGGCCATTGAACTAGAAGCTCACAGACCCCTAGCCAAGCGGCAGCTGTCAGCTGAGAGCTCCGTACGCTCCTGCATGGAAGTGAAGAAGAGTACGTTGAGGCGGGAGCATGGAGGAGGCCCAGTGAAGGCCACAAGCTCCCATCTGCAACCAAAGCTCAGAGAGAATTCCAGCGCCACCCAGGCAAGCACATGGCAGAATGCACGAGTCTCTAAGAGGAAACTTCGAAAAGAACTCTTCTCGAGTTCTGAGGTCTTCGGCGAGATGGACACATGCACTATCAGTACTGGAAAAACG CTGCGTAGTCAAGGCATTTTCTCCATTCGGATGATCACCCGGGCCATCACAGAAGGAGCACCGAGCGAGCTGGAGAAAGTGAGAACCATCTGGATCTGGTTATGCCAAAACATCG AGTATGACGTGAGTGGTTACCTGGGCCTGACGGACAAGCTGTGCGAACCAGAGAGGGTCGTTGAGATGGGCAGGGGTGTGTGCTGTGGATACTCCAGTGTCTTCCTACAGAtgtgcca GGAAGCAGGAATCCAGTGTAAAGAGGTATCGGGCCATGGAAAAGGCATTGGTTACCGGCAAGGCCTTAGTTACCAGAACAGCAAGTCGAGCCACATGTGGAAcgctgtgctgctgggggggcacTGGTACCTCCTGGACGCATGCTGGGGTGCAGGAAGGGTTGACATGGACAACAAAGTCTTCATCAAGAG GTACGATGACTTCTACTTCCTGACAGACCCTGAGGACTTCATCAACTCCCACTGCCCAGACGAAGCAGAGTGGCAGCTACTGGACGTGCCTGTCCCCCTGCAGGAGTTTGAGAAGAGGGTCCTCAGGACCTCAGAGTTCTACAGGATGGAACTGATGCTCCAGCACCCGAAACACTTCCTGCTTCTCACAG AGAATGGGGAGGCTTCTGTGTCCATAAAGTTCCCCAAATCTGTAGACTTCACCTACCAGATCTCTCAGCGGAGTGCCAGTGAGCCTGTGGAGGTCAGCAGCTCATCCGGCCTCCTCACAGTGACCAGGGATACCATGAGCTTACGGCTCATGCCCCCTGCCAGCGGAACCTATGACGTCATGATCTTTGCCCGTCCTGGGAGCTCATCAGGGACATTCACCTGGGTCTGCTCCTTCCTCCTGGAGTGTTCTGAGCCCAAGGCATCCGAGGAGCTCCCTGAGAACCCTTTCGTGTCCTGGGGCCTGCAGAGAACGACAGAGAGCCTAGGAGTGAGCAGATGCAGCCACGGGGCTGAACCAGTGGTCCTGGAAACGGGAACCCTCCAGCTGGATCTCCTGACCTCCAGACCACTAATGATGCTGTGTGAACTGACCCACAAAAGCCTTGACCCGTCCACATCCAAGAGGTGTCTGGCAACCCAGATAGAACCAGACAAGATGACCTGTCACGTGCTCTGTCCGTACCTCGGTTACTATCGGCTGTCTGTGTTCGTTCGGGACTACGAGCGGATCCAAGAGGGCTTCCAGAACGTGGGCAACTTCGTCCTGCACTGCGCGGCTGGTGCTGTCAACCTCAATGagctctttccctctttcctcagCACGTCCTGTGGTCCTGGCATTCGGACGCAGGGCGCCGGCCTGTCCAAGTTCAGTCACACGGGAGCTTTAGTAAGTACTCAGCAGGGCAAATGCAACATCACCTTCCAGAGTCAACCAGACCTGGAGCTCCACGCTGTTCTCTTCAAAGACCAGCGTAGGAGACCAGGCCATCCCCTCTCCAGGCACGTCTTCTTCACTCACAATAGCGGCAAGGTCACTGTCAGCGTCGCCCTGCCAGAGTCAGGAGTCTACAAGCTGGGCCTCTACTCTAAAACCTCCACCAACCAGGACTTCAGCCCTCTGTGTGACTTTGTGCTGAGGAACTCCTGTGAGAGCTCCTTGCCTCCGTTCCCCTGCACCTATGCAGCCTGGAGGAAGGGCAGCGTTCTCCTGGAGCCCCGCCAGGGCCTGCTGGAGCCCCTGTCCTGGGTCCACTTCAGGGTGAGGGTCCCCGGGGCCCGGAGGGTGAGCGTCCTGGCAGAGcagctggtggaactgcaactcAACAAGagcagggtgtgggagggggaggtgttcACCGGGGCCGGCGTGTCCCAGGTGAAGCTGGCTGCCAGTGTTGGAGGGACCTCCAAAGACATGGCCATCATCATGTGCTTCGATGTGCTGGGCCAGCAGAATGAAATGTAG